Proteins encoded in a region of the Procambarus clarkii isolate CNS0578487 chromosome 42, FALCON_Pclarkii_2.0, whole genome shotgun sequence genome:
- the LOC138373442 gene encoding uncharacterized protein produces the protein MGHWQEMGQVQEIGQGQEMGQGQEIDQGHEMETGQEIGKGQETGKGEGDGQRTGDGPGAGNVQGQEMGKRQEMGQGQEMGQRQEMGQGQEMGQGQEMDQGQEVGQGQEMGQGQELGKGEGDGPGAGDGPGTGDGQGAEDGKGAGDGPEAGDGPEAGDGPGAGDGSGTGDGPGAGDGQRQEMGQGQEISLGQEMGQGQETGQG, from the coding sequence ATGGGCCATTGGCAGGAAATGGGCCAGGTGCAGGAgataggccaggggcaggaaatgGGCCAGGGGCAAGAGATAGACCAGGGGCATGAGATGGAAACGGGTCAGGAGATAGGCAAGGGACAGGAGACGGGAAAGGGGGAAGGAGATGGGCAAaggacaggagatgggccaggggcaggaaatgtccagggacaggagatgggaaagaggcaggagatgggccagggacaggagatgggccagaggcaggagatgggccaggggcaggagatggggcaggggcaggagatggaccAGGGACAGGAGGTGgggcaggggcaggagatgggacaggggcaggagttgggaaagggggaaggagatgggccaggggcaggagatgggccagggacaggagatgggcAAGGGGCAGAAGATGGaaaaggggcaggagatgggccagaggCTGGAGATGGGCcagaggcaggagatgggccaggggctggAGATGGGtcagggacaggagatgggccaggggcaggagatgggcagaggcaggagatgggccaggggcaggagattagcctggggcaggagatgggccaggggcaggagacggGCCAGGGGTAG